In Alicyclobacillus macrosporangiidus CPP55, a single window of DNA contains:
- a CDS encoding thiamine pyrophosphate-dependent enzyme, whose amino-acid sequence MTTRSGGHAVVEVLAREGVRHVFSVPGESYLGVLDGLYQHPSIRLIVNRHEGGASFMAEAYAKASGEVGVCAATRGVGSANLAIGLHTAMQDSTPVVALLGQIERPFKYREAFQEVDLAAWFSHICKWAVQIDDAARIPELLHRAFAVARSGRPGPVVVALPHDMLEDSCDAPALQPYRIPAPAAPAEAVAEVWEAVRRADRPVILAGGGVLRAGATPQLVALAERLQIPVVTAFRRFDAFPNTHPCYIGWLGFGPAPHVLEAIRSADLVLAIGTRFSQVTTQDYRLLSPQSRLIHVDIAPEVLGRVYPPSIPVVSDAARFLDALLRLVPSGQPESAAARAAWVADLHQRYLAHSTPPADSREDMVDLDGFMHDLNRFLPEDAILTSDAGNFFGWLVRYRRFDHPGTYVGPTSGAMGYGLPAAIGAKLAHPDRLVVSFSGDGGFLMTVQELETAVRHQVPVVAVVVNNHLYGTIRAHQERQFPGRVVGTELGNPNYAELAKTFGAFGVRVTRNQDVLPALEEAAAAGRPAVVEVMTDPAILSVNQRKR is encoded by the coding sequence ATGACGACGCGATCCGGCGGCCACGCCGTCGTCGAGGTCCTCGCCCGGGAAGGGGTGCGGCACGTCTTCTCGGTCCCCGGCGAGAGCTACCTCGGCGTCCTCGACGGCCTGTACCAGCACCCTTCCATTCGACTGATCGTGAACCGCCACGAGGGCGGCGCGTCCTTCATGGCCGAAGCGTATGCGAAGGCCAGCGGCGAAGTGGGCGTATGCGCGGCGACGCGCGGTGTCGGGTCCGCCAACCTGGCCATCGGCCTGCACACCGCGATGCAGGACTCCACGCCCGTCGTCGCGCTGCTCGGACAGATCGAGCGCCCGTTCAAATACCGGGAGGCCTTCCAGGAGGTCGATCTCGCCGCCTGGTTCAGCCACATCTGCAAATGGGCCGTGCAGATTGACGACGCAGCCCGCATCCCCGAGCTGCTGCACCGCGCCTTCGCCGTCGCCCGATCGGGCCGGCCCGGCCCGGTGGTGGTGGCCCTGCCCCACGACATGCTGGAGGACTCGTGCGACGCGCCGGCCCTGCAACCGTACCGCATCCCCGCCCCCGCCGCGCCCGCCGAGGCCGTCGCGGAGGTTTGGGAGGCGGTGCGGCGAGCGGATCGGCCCGTCATTCTGGCTGGCGGCGGCGTCCTGCGCGCCGGTGCGACGCCGCAGCTGGTGGCGTTGGCGGAGCGCCTGCAGATCCCGGTCGTGACGGCGTTCCGCCGCTTCGACGCGTTTCCCAACACGCACCCGTGTTACATCGGTTGGCTCGGTTTCGGCCCGGCACCGCACGTGCTCGAGGCCATTCGGTCGGCCGACCTGGTGCTCGCCATCGGCACCCGCTTCTCCCAGGTGACCACGCAGGACTACCGGCTCCTCTCGCCGCAGTCCCGGCTCATCCACGTGGACATCGCGCCGGAGGTGCTCGGCCGCGTCTATCCGCCCTCGATCCCGGTGGTCTCCGACGCCGCCCGCTTCCTCGACGCCCTGCTCCGCCTGGTGCCCTCCGGCCAGCCGGAGTCCGCGGCCGCACGCGCCGCCTGGGTGGCGGATCTCCACCAGCGCTACCTGGCGCATTCGACGCCGCCCGCCGATTCCCGTGAGGACATGGTCGATCTCGACGGCTTCATGCACGACCTCAACCGCTTCCTGCCAGAGGACGCCATCCTCACCAGCGACGCCGGAAACTTCTTCGGCTGGCTGGTGCGGTACCGGCGGTTCGATCACCCGGGTACCTACGTCGGCCCCACCTCCGGCGCGATGGGCTACGGCCTGCCCGCCGCCATCGGCGCCAAACTGGCGCATCCTGACCGGCTGGTCGTCTCCTTCTCCGGCGACGGCGGCTTCCTCATGACCGTTCAGGAGCTGGAGACGGCGGTGCGGCACCAGGTGCCGGTGGTCGCGGTGGTCGTCAACAACCATTTGTACGGCACCATCCGCGCCCACCAGGAGCGCCAGTTCCCCGGGCGCGTGGTGGGCACCGAGCTCGGCAATCCGAACTACGCGGAGCTCGCGAAGACGTTCGGAGCCTTCGGCGTGCGGGTGACGAGAAATCAGGACGTGTTGCCCGCCCTGGAGGAGGCAGCGGCAGCCGGGCGGCCGGCGGTGGTCGAGGTGATGACCGATCCCGCCATCCTCTCGGTCAACCAGCGCAAACGCTGA
- a CDS encoding CaiB/BaiF CoA transferase family protein: protein MPGALAGVRVCDLSRVLAGPFCTMTLGDLGADVIKVESLQGDDTRAWGPPFVGEHSAYFLSANRNKRSIAVDLKSPEGLEVVRRLARTSDVVIENFRPGKAAELGLGYAELAEQNPGLVYCSISGFGQTGPYRDLPGYDFVIQAMSGLMSITGFPDGPPTKVGVAVGDVFTGLFAAVAILAALRHRDRTGEGQHIDLALMDAQIAALVNIASNALAGVVPGRLGNAHPSIVPYQTFPAADGEFAVAVGNDGQFRRLCAALGHPEWAEDPRFRTNPDRVAHRDALIPLLEEAFRQRDRKHWMDVLTEAEIPCGPIQTVDEVFRDPHVLSRGMLRTVARPGGEETRLVGSPLHLSATPVDTYRHPPRLGEHTDEVLRELGYGEEEIRRLREAGCVR from the coding sequence ATGCCCGGTGCCTTGGCCGGCGTGCGCGTGTGCGATCTGTCGCGCGTGTTAGCCGGGCCCTTCTGCACCATGACCCTGGGCGACCTGGGAGCCGACGTCATCAAAGTGGAATCCCTGCAGGGGGACGACACCCGCGCCTGGGGGCCGCCGTTCGTGGGCGAGCACAGCGCCTACTTCCTGTCCGCCAACCGCAACAAGCGCTCCATCGCCGTCGACCTGAAATCCCCGGAAGGCCTCGAGGTGGTCCGGCGCCTGGCGCGGACGAGCGACGTGGTGATTGAGAACTTCCGCCCCGGCAAGGCAGCGGAATTGGGGCTCGGGTACGCCGAGTTGGCCGAACAAAACCCGGGACTCGTGTACTGCTCCATCTCCGGGTTCGGCCAGACCGGCCCGTACCGGGACCTGCCCGGCTATGACTTTGTCATCCAGGCCATGTCCGGGCTGATGAGCATCACCGGGTTCCCGGACGGGCCGCCCACCAAGGTCGGCGTCGCCGTCGGCGACGTGTTCACCGGCCTGTTCGCCGCCGTCGCCATCCTGGCAGCGCTCCGCCACCGGGATCGAACCGGGGAGGGCCAGCACATCGATCTGGCGCTGATGGACGCTCAGATCGCGGCCCTCGTCAACATCGCCAGCAACGCACTGGCGGGCGTGGTGCCGGGGCGGCTCGGCAACGCCCACCCGAGCATCGTGCCCTACCAGACCTTCCCGGCGGCGGACGGGGAGTTCGCGGTGGCGGTCGGCAACGACGGGCAGTTCCGCCGCCTGTGCGCCGCACTCGGCCACCCGGAGTGGGCGGAGGACCCGCGGTTTCGCACCAATCCCGATCGCGTCGCCCACCGGGATGCCCTGATTCCTTTGTTGGAGGAGGCGTTTCGGCAGCGGGATCGCAAGCATTGGATGGACGTGCTCACGGAGGCGGAGATCCCGTGCGGGCCCATCCAGACGGTGGATGAGGTGTTTCGCGATCCGCACGTCCTCTCCCGCGGCATGCTGCGGACGGTGGCGCGGCCGGGCGGGGAGGAGACGCGGTTGGTCGGCAGCCCCCTGCACCTGTCGGCGACGCCGGTCGACACCTACCGCCACCCGCCCCGGCTCGGTGAGCACACGGACGAGGTGCTGAGGGAACTGGGGTACGGGGAAGAGGAGATCCGGCGGCTGCGGGAGGCCGGGTGCGTACGGTAA
- a CDS encoding acyl-CoA dehydrogenase family protein, whose amino-acid sequence MTERSEIVLDFSLTEEQLAVKNMVRKFVDEEILPHIREWDEQHHVEMGVFKRLAELGLMGVCIPEKYGGAGMDYNTLAIVCEELERGDTAFRTAVSVHTALNSMTILQWGTEAQKQKYLVPQARGEKIGAFGLTEPGAGSDVAAMQSTAVRDGDVYILNGSKIWISLADIADHFIVFAYTDKSKRHHGISAFIVERSFPGFSSRPIRGKLGIRAGNTGELIFDNVRVPVENRLGEEGEGFKIAMSALDNGRFTVAAGACGTIAACLEASLKYCHERQTFGKPIGQHQLVQQMIAKMSANLEISRLLVWKAGWLKNQGVRNTRETSLAKWIACDAAWEAASDAVEIHGAYGYSNEYPVERYLRNAKAPVIYEGTREIHTLMQAEYALGYRVDKPLRKMLPAWPFQE is encoded by the coding sequence ATGACAGAGAGGAGCGAGATTGTGCTCGATTTCAGCCTGACGGAAGAACAGTTGGCCGTGAAGAACATGGTGCGCAAGTTCGTCGACGAGGAGATCCTGCCGCACATCCGCGAGTGGGACGAGCAGCATCACGTGGAGATGGGGGTGTTCAAGCGCCTGGCCGAACTCGGCCTGATGGGCGTATGCATCCCAGAGAAGTACGGCGGGGCGGGGATGGACTACAACACGTTGGCGATCGTCTGCGAGGAGCTGGAGCGCGGGGACACGGCATTCCGGACCGCCGTCTCGGTGCACACAGCGCTCAACTCCATGACCATTCTGCAGTGGGGCACCGAGGCGCAGAAGCAGAAGTACTTGGTGCCGCAAGCCCGCGGGGAGAAGATCGGCGCCTTCGGGCTGACGGAGCCGGGCGCGGGATCGGACGTGGCCGCCATGCAGTCCACCGCCGTGCGGGACGGGGACGTGTACATTTTGAACGGATCGAAGATCTGGATCTCCTTGGCCGACATCGCCGACCACTTCATCGTCTTCGCCTACACCGACAAGAGCAAGCGCCACCACGGCATCTCCGCGTTCATCGTGGAACGCAGTTTCCCGGGCTTCAGCAGCCGGCCCATCCGGGGCAAGCTCGGCATCCGCGCCGGCAACACGGGCGAGCTCATCTTCGACAACGTCCGCGTTCCGGTGGAGAACCGCCTCGGCGAGGAGGGCGAAGGCTTCAAGATCGCCATGTCGGCACTCGACAACGGCCGCTTCACCGTGGCGGCAGGGGCCTGCGGGACCATCGCCGCCTGCCTGGAGGCGTCCCTGAAGTACTGCCACGAGCGGCAGACGTTCGGCAAGCCCATCGGACAGCACCAGTTGGTGCAGCAGATGATCGCGAAGATGTCCGCCAACCTCGAGATCTCGCGCCTGTTGGTGTGGAAGGCCGGCTGGCTCAAGAACCAGGGCGTGCGCAACACCCGCGAGACGTCGCTGGCCAAGTGGATCGCCTGCGACGCGGCGTGGGAGGCCGCGAGCGACGCCGTGGAGATCCACGGCGCCTATGGCTACTCGAACGAGTACCCGGTGGAGCGGTACCTGCGCAACGCCAAGGCGCCGGTCATCTACGAGGGCACCCGCGAGATCCACACCCTGATGCAGGCGGAGTACGCCCTGGGCTACCGGGTGGACAAACCGTTGCGCAAAATGCTGCCGGCGTGGCCCTTCCAGGAGTGA
- a CDS encoding SDR family NAD(P)-dependent oxidoreductase: MRLKDKVAVVTGGGSGIGRATALRFAEEGAAVVVADVRPESGEDTVARIGAAGGRAIFVRVDTSVREQVFRLVDEAVRTFGRIDVMFNNAGIGTSQPYSLLDLPEEEYLRVIAVNQHGVFHGIQAAARAMREQGGVIINTASVYGFLADRRQFAYHASKAAVAMMTKAAALELAKYNIRVVAIAPGLIDTGIVSGWKADARVWAAVEQAQMRRRAGTPEEVANVVAFLASDEASFVNGSVVFVDDGAASFKR; encoded by the coding sequence ATGCGGTTGAAGGACAAGGTGGCGGTGGTGACCGGCGGGGGCAGCGGCATCGGCCGGGCCACCGCCCTTCGGTTTGCGGAAGAAGGGGCCGCCGTGGTGGTGGCGGATGTACGGCCGGAGTCCGGCGAGGATACGGTGGCGCGCATCGGCGCGGCGGGCGGCCGTGCGATCTTCGTGCGAGTTGACACGAGCGTGCGGGAACAGGTGTTTCGACTGGTGGACGAGGCGGTGCGGACGTTCGGGCGGATCGACGTCATGTTCAACAACGCGGGCATCGGGACGAGCCAGCCGTATTCTCTGCTCGATCTGCCGGAGGAGGAATATCTGCGCGTCATCGCCGTCAACCAACACGGCGTGTTCCACGGCATCCAGGCGGCCGCCCGAGCGATGCGGGAACAGGGCGGGGTCATCATCAACACCGCCTCCGTGTACGGGTTTCTGGCGGATCGGCGGCAGTTCGCATACCACGCCAGCAAGGCGGCGGTGGCGATGATGACGAAGGCCGCGGCGCTTGAGTTGGCCAAATACAACATCCGCGTGGTGGCCATCGCGCCGGGGTTGATCGACACCGGGATCGTGTCGGGATGGAAGGCGGATGCCCGCGTCTGGGCTGCGGTGGAGCAGGCGCAGATGCGGCGCCGGGCGGGAACGCCGGAAGAGGTGGCGAACGTGGTGGCGTTTCTCGCGAGCGACGAGGCGTCGTTCGTCAACGGCAGCGTCGTGTTCGTGGACGACGGTGCGGCGTCGTTCAAGCGATAG
- a CDS encoding phosphotriesterase family protein, which yields MARMVNTVTGPVPVEQLGKTLMHEHFLFGYPGYQGDVTLGPLDREEALRIGIDVARRLQAHGVQTVVDPTPNDCGRDPEFLREISERTGLQIICATGYYYEGEGAPAYFKVRRAFGDAEAEIYEMFMTEITQGIGKTGIKPGIIKLGSSRGGITEYEQMFFRQAARVQRETGVTIVTHTQEGTMGPEQAELLIAEGADPSRIVIGHMDGNTDVAYHWKTLEYGVTIAFDRFGLQGIVGCPMDHLRETVLIGLIGMGHANRIVLSHDTVNCWCGRPFKMTEQVQALMASWHPTHLFEDVVPVLRQAGVTDAQLHTMFVDNPRRLFGGE from the coding sequence ATGGCGCGGATGGTGAACACGGTCACGGGACCGGTCCCGGTGGAGCAACTGGGCAAGACCCTGATGCACGAGCACTTTTTATTCGGATATCCGGGGTACCAGGGGGACGTCACGCTGGGGCCGTTGGATCGAGAGGAGGCGCTGCGCATCGGGATCGACGTGGCCAGGCGGTTGCAGGCGCACGGGGTGCAGACGGTGGTCGATCCGACGCCGAACGACTGCGGCCGGGATCCCGAGTTTTTGCGGGAGATCTCCGAGCGGACTGGGCTACAGATCATCTGTGCGACCGGCTACTACTACGAGGGGGAGGGGGCGCCCGCGTACTTCAAGGTGCGCCGCGCGTTCGGAGACGCAGAAGCGGAGATCTACGAGATGTTCATGACCGAGATCACCCAGGGCATCGGCAAGACGGGCATCAAGCCGGGCATCATCAAACTGGGCTCCAGCCGAGGGGGCATTACGGAGTATGAGCAGATGTTCTTCCGCCAGGCGGCGCGGGTCCAACGGGAGACGGGCGTCACCATCGTGACGCACACCCAGGAGGGGACGATGGGTCCGGAGCAGGCGGAGCTGTTGATCGCGGAGGGGGCGGATCCGAGCCGCATCGTGATCGGCCATATGGACGGCAACACGGATGTGGCGTACCACTGGAAGACGCTGGAGTACGGCGTCACCATTGCGTTTGACCGATTCGGGCTGCAAGGCATCGTGGGCTGCCCGATGGATCATCTGCGCGAGACGGTGCTGATTGGCCTCATCGGCATGGGTCATGCGAATCGCATCGTGCTGTCCCACGACACGGTCAATTGCTGGTGCGGTCGCCCGTTCAAGATGACGGAGCAGGTGCAGGCGCTGATGGCCTCCTGGCACCCGACACACCTGTTCGAAGACGTCGTCCCGGTCTTGCGGCAGGCAGGGGTGACGGACGCGCAGTTGCACACGATGTTTGTGGACAACCCGCGGCGGCTGTTCGGCGGGGAGTAG
- a CDS encoding long-chain fatty acid--CoA ligase: MPDRHFEFWPKDVPKSLTVPRTTLFDNLEVSARRYPDKVAIHYYGHAIRYSELYRDVNHLAGFLQHDLGVAKGDRVLLYMQNSPSFVVAYYAILRADAVVVPVNPMNVTEELVFYIEDAEPKVAIVGQELFPRIQPLVGQGTLQRVVVAAYSDYLGPDADPDTPEFVAAPRIPLHDAAAVAWRDALALERRPAPAQAAPDDLAVLPYTSGTTGRPKGCMHTHATVQANTVGGVVWSAMTQDAVVLATLPLFHVTGMVHSMHAPIFAGSTIVLMTRWNRDLAGRLISRHQCTGWINISTMVVDFLANPNLPQYDLSSLKRIGGGGAPLPQAVGERLYELTGLRYAEGYGLSETISQTHSNPPDRPKLQCAGIPVFDVDARVIDLDTLRELGPGEQGEIVVSGPQVFLGYWRRPEETERAFVQVDGKRFFRTGDIGYVDEEGYFFIVDRLKRMINASGFKVWPTEVESILFRHPAVEQACVVGVPDPRRGETVKAYIVLKPSHRGQVTEEEIIAWSREHMAAYKCPRMVAFVDALPLSGTGKVMWRLLQEEERKRYQEAQG, translated from the coding sequence GTGCCCGACCGCCATTTCGAATTTTGGCCGAAGGATGTTCCGAAATCCCTGACGGTCCCGCGGACCACCCTGTTCGACAACCTGGAGGTCTCGGCCCGTCGCTACCCGGACAAGGTGGCCATCCACTACTATGGCCACGCCATCCGCTACAGTGAACTGTACCGGGACGTCAACCACTTGGCCGGGTTTCTGCAGCACGATCTCGGTGTCGCCAAGGGCGACCGCGTCCTCCTGTACATGCAGAACTCCCCTTCCTTTGTCGTCGCCTATTACGCCATCTTGCGCGCGGATGCCGTGGTGGTCCCAGTCAATCCGATGAACGTCACGGAGGAGCTGGTATTTTACATCGAAGACGCGGAACCGAAGGTGGCCATCGTGGGGCAGGAGCTGTTTCCGCGCATCCAGCCGTTGGTCGGGCAAGGGACGCTGCAGCGGGTGGTGGTGGCCGCCTATTCCGACTACCTCGGGCCAGACGCGGATCCAGACACCCCCGAGTTCGTCGCGGCGCCCCGGATCCCTCTGCACGACGCGGCGGCCGTCGCCTGGCGGGACGCCCTGGCGCTGGAGCGTCGCCCAGCGCCGGCGCAGGCGGCCCCGGACGATCTCGCTGTGCTCCCGTACACCTCGGGGACGACGGGGCGTCCCAAAGGGTGCATGCACACCCACGCCACGGTGCAGGCCAACACCGTCGGCGGGGTGGTCTGGTCGGCGATGACCCAGGACGCCGTGGTGCTGGCGACCTTACCCCTGTTCCACGTCACGGGAATGGTGCACAGCATGCACGCGCCCATCTTCGCCGGCAGCACCATCGTCCTGATGACGCGCTGGAACCGGGATCTGGCCGGGCGACTCATCTCTCGCCACCAGTGCACCGGCTGGATCAACATCTCGACGATGGTGGTCGACTTCCTCGCCAACCCCAACCTGCCCCAGTACGACCTGTCGTCGCTCAAGCGCATCGGGGGCGGCGGCGCGCCTCTGCCACAGGCCGTCGGCGAGCGGCTGTACGAGCTGACGGGCCTGCGCTACGCGGAAGGGTACGGTCTGTCGGAGACCATCTCGCAGACCCACTCCAACCCACCCGACCGGCCGAAGCTGCAGTGTGCCGGCATACCTGTGTTCGATGTGGACGCGCGCGTGATCGATCTGGATACCCTGCGCGAGCTGGGCCCCGGCGAGCAGGGCGAGATCGTCGTCTCGGGGCCCCAGGTCTTCCTCGGCTACTGGCGGCGGCCGGAGGAAACCGAGCGAGCGTTCGTCCAGGTGGACGGCAAGCGCTTTTTCCGCACGGGGGACATCGGCTACGTCGACGAGGAAGGGTACTTTTTCATCGTCGACCGCCTGAAGCGGATGATCAACGCCAGCGGCTTCAAGGTCTGGCCGACGGAGGTGGAGTCCATCCTCTTCCGGCATCCGGCGGTGGAGCAGGCCTGCGTCGTCGGCGTGCCCGACCCGCGCCGGGGAGAGACGGTGAAGGCGTACATCGTCCTCAAGCCGTCCCACCGTGGCCAGGTGACGGAAGAGGAGATCATCGCCTGGTCGCGGGAGCACATGGCGGCGTACAAGTGCCCGCGGATGGTGGCATTCGTCGACGCCCTGCCGCTCTCCGGCACGGGCAAGGTGATGTGGCGGCTCTTGCAGGAGGAGGAGCGCAAGCGGTACCAAGAGGCGCAGGGATAG
- a CDS encoding sigma-70 family RNA polymerase sigma factor — MALASFTHDATLPSCGDEKALSLLNDEALISAYRSGNEQALALLFERYRPFIQWKSRMYYMSGGDREDLEQEARIGLFEAIESYRPGGPPFGPFARMCITRQILQAVKVANSRKHRLLNTAISLDAPVRGEYDEDRSLAEILADPCTPTPEDVAMAREHLHGIRDACDTRTLPLVRRNRHDTRLTPLERDVLFLFAVGYSYHEVSERLRKSSKAVDNALQRAKKKLAQHLSRA; from the coding sequence ATGGCCTTGGCATCCTTTACGCACGACGCAACCTTGCCTTCCTGCGGTGATGAGAAGGCACTGTCGCTCCTGAACGACGAGGCGTTGATCAGCGCCTATCGCAGCGGCAATGAACAAGCCCTTGCGCTGTTGTTCGAGCGCTACCGGCCTTTCATACAGTGGAAGTCACGCATGTATTACATGAGCGGCGGCGACCGCGAAGACCTCGAGCAAGAGGCGCGCATCGGCCTGTTTGAAGCCATCGAATCGTATCGCCCAGGTGGGCCCCCGTTTGGGCCGTTCGCTCGCATGTGCATCACGCGTCAGATCCTGCAGGCGGTGAAGGTCGCCAACAGCCGAAAGCACCGGCTCCTCAACACCGCGATCTCCCTCGACGCGCCCGTGCGCGGCGAGTACGACGAGGATCGATCCCTCGCCGAAATCCTCGCGGATCCGTGCACACCAACTCCGGAGGACGTCGCCATGGCGCGGGAGCACCTGCACGGAATCCGAGACGCGTGCGACACGCGCACGCTCCCGTTGGTGCGCAGAAACCGCCACGACACGCGTCTGACACCCCTGGAGCGGGACGTGCTGTTCCTCTTCGCCGTCGGATACTCGTATCACGAGGTGTCCGAGCGGTTGCGGAAGAGCAGCAAGGCCGTGGACAACGCTCTGCAGCGCGCGAAGAAGAAACTCGCCCAGCACCTGTCCCGCGCATGA
- the yedF gene encoding sulfurtransferase-like selenium metabolism protein YedF, which translates to MGEKTRVYADGSLDVRGESCPYPELYTLEALEAIGSGKVLEVITDCPQSFINIPESVRAHGHELLSEQRDGATRVYYIRAK; encoded by the coding sequence GTGGGGGAAAAGACGCGGGTGTATGCGGATGGAAGCCTGGATGTGCGGGGAGAATCCTGTCCGTACCCGGAGCTGTACACGCTGGAGGCGCTGGAGGCCATCGGGTCCGGCAAGGTGCTCGAGGTCATCACCGATTGCCCGCAATCGTTCATCAACATCCCTGAATCGGTTCGGGCGCATGGGCATGAACTGTTGTCGGAGCAGCGGGACGGCGCGACGCGGGTGTACTACATCCGGGCCAAGTGA
- the yedE gene encoding selenium metabolism membrane protein YedE/FdhT, which yields MPTLAASFKQAYDRVFGRFWNATSVLVMAGVFAAFYFGLTGTLWAVTGEFTRWGGNALQLFGVDPSHWAYFQAIKLKGGPLDRTDGWLVLGMLWGSLCAALLSGNFKIRTPRQYRRWLWAFVGGLMAGFGTRLAMGCNLAAFFTGLPQFSLHAWLFIGGTALGTYIGVKLAVLPLFKGKPKLEFGVRPVAKRGPDRGTARWHLYAGAAGVVLLLVCIGWNVFDHRALMGLAALFGAAFGVLIQRGQICFTSGLRDLWLFGKGKMAKAILAGMAVQTVGTAVFIDKGVPPVIHWASVGSAIGGVMFGIGIVIAGGCETGWMYRLMEGQLQFAAVGAGNIVGATVLAYSWDHWGVYRTLVGGAPEVNLLHALGWTGGIVATFAFLAMLYALVVWREHTFHRRLAQRRVAVADEITA from the coding sequence ATGCCGACCTTGGCAGCGTCTTTCAAACAGGCCTATGACCGGGTGTTCGGTCGGTTTTGGAACGCGACGTCGGTGCTGGTCATGGCCGGGGTGTTCGCCGCGTTTTACTTCGGATTGACCGGGACATTGTGGGCCGTGACGGGGGAGTTCACGCGTTGGGGTGGAAACGCGCTTCAGCTGTTCGGGGTCGACCCGTCCCACTGGGCGTACTTTCAGGCCATCAAGTTGAAGGGCGGGCCACTCGACCGCACGGACGGTTGGCTGGTGCTGGGGATGCTGTGGGGCAGCCTGTGCGCGGCGCTGCTCAGCGGCAACTTCAAGATCCGCACGCCGCGCCAATACCGGCGATGGCTGTGGGCCTTCGTCGGAGGTCTGATGGCCGGATTTGGAACCCGGCTCGCGATGGGCTGCAACCTGGCGGCGTTCTTTACGGGACTACCTCAATTCAGCCTGCACGCGTGGCTGTTCATCGGCGGGACCGCCCTGGGCACGTACATCGGCGTCAAGCTGGCCGTCCTGCCCCTGTTCAAGGGGAAGCCGAAACTGGAGTTCGGCGTGCGGCCCGTGGCCAAACGAGGGCCGGATCGGGGGACCGCCAGGTGGCACCTGTACGCAGGAGCGGCCGGTGTTGTGCTCCTGCTGGTGTGCATCGGGTGGAATGTGTTCGATCACCGGGCCCTGATGGGATTGGCTGCCCTGTTCGGGGCCGCGTTCGGCGTGCTCATTCAGCGAGGCCAGATCTGCTTCACGTCCGGCCTGCGGGACCTGTGGCTGTTCGGCAAGGGGAAAATGGCGAAAGCCATCCTTGCCGGGATGGCCGTCCAGACCGTTGGGACAGCAGTATTCATTGACAAGGGCGTGCCGCCCGTCATCCACTGGGCGAGTGTTGGGTCGGCCATCGGCGGGGTGATGTTCGGCATCGGGATCGTCATCGCTGGCGGATGCGAGACCGGTTGGATGTACCGGCTGATGGAAGGCCAGTTGCAGTTCGCAGCGGTGGGCGCCGGCAACATCGTAGGGGCCACGGTGCTCGCGTACAGCTGGGACCACTGGGGGGTGTACCGGACGCTCGTCGGGGGCGCGCCGGAGGTCAATCTGCTGCACGCCCTCGGATGGACGGGAGGCATCGTCGCCACCTTCGCGTTCCTCGCCATGTTGTATGCCCTGGTGGTGTGGCGGGAGCACACGTTCCACCGCCGATTGGCGCAGCGGCGCGTGGCCGTGGCGGACGAAATCACTGCGTGA
- the coaA gene encoding type I pantothenate kinase: protein MTNQGTRQRFSPYITFSREEWRHLRDSTPLPLTEAELEQLRGINERVSMDEVADIYLPLSRLLNLYVAATQNLYQATNTFLGHLEAKVPYIIGIAGSVAVGKSTTARIIQALLARWPNHPKVDLVTTDGFLYPNRVLEERGLMKRKGFPESYDVRRLIQFVADVKSGKPEVLAPVYSHLTYDIVPGEFIRIRQPDIMILEGLNVLQTNPDGGRKRAPQVFVSDFFDFSIYVDAKEEHIKRWYVERFQTLRETAFRDEKSYFRRYADLTAEEAERTALSIWEEINAVNLRENIAPTRNRAHLILEKAEDHTVRQVLLRKL, encoded by the coding sequence ATGACGAACCAGGGAACCAGGCAGAGGTTTTCGCCGTATATCACCTTTTCCCGCGAGGAATGGCGCCACCTGCGCGACTCGACGCCGTTGCCGCTGACGGAGGCGGAGTTGGAGCAGTTGCGGGGCATCAACGAGCGGGTCTCCATGGACGAGGTGGCCGACATCTACCTGCCGCTCTCGCGCCTGCTCAACCTGTACGTGGCGGCGACTCAGAATCTGTATCAGGCGACGAACACGTTTCTCGGGCATCTGGAGGCGAAGGTGCCGTACATCATCGGGATCGCGGGGAGCGTCGCCGTGGGCAAGAGCACGACGGCGCGCATCATCCAGGCGCTTCTCGCCCGGTGGCCAAATCATCCCAAGGTCGATCTCGTCACCACCGACGGCTTCCTCTACCCGAACCGGGTCCTCGAGGAACGGGGCCTGATGAAGCGCAAGGGGTTCCCGGAGAGCTACGATGTGCGGCGGCTCATCCAATTCGTCGCCGACGTCAAGTCGGGGAAGCCGGAGGTGCTGGCACCGGTGTACTCGCACCTGACCTACGACATCGTGCCCGGGGAGTTCATCCGCATCCGCCAGCCGGACATCATGATCCTCGAAGGGCTCAACGTGTTGCAGACCAACCCGGACGGCGGCCGAAAACGGGCACCCCAGGTGTTCGTCTCTGACTTCTTCGACTTCTCCATCTACGTGGATGCCAAGGAGGAGCACATCAAGCGCTGGTACGTGGAGCGGTTCCAAACGCTGCGGGAGACGGCGTTCCGCGACGAGAAATCCTACTTCCGCCGCTACGCGGACCTGACGGCGGAAGAAGCGGAGCGCACGGCGCTCAGCATCTGGGAGGAGATCAACGCGGTCAACCTGCGGGAGAACATCGCGCCGACCCGCAACCGCGCCCACCTGATTCTGGAGAAGGCGGAGGATCACACCGTGCGGCAGGTGTTGTTGAGGAAGCTATAG